The Halobellus sp. MBLA0158 genome has a window encoding:
- a CDS encoding NAD(P)/FAD-dependent oxidoreductase, which produces MIGVVGGGIAGLAAAYRLQQHGHEVQVYEASDRIGGLAATYETAGDDVEQFYHHLSKSEETIVELAEELGLGDRIEWRVGTNGYYVDGVVHPLDTPWEILAYPHMSLYDKYRLGMLTLGVDVRGLVPDFDAYDELAEYEHVTVRDFVEEHTTESVYENFVDPLLDGKYGDRKDDISAAWFLGRVRFRGERDLLRGEILGYFDGGFGVLLDALLDAVGRENVTTNAPVTDLTVADGRVQSLTVDRGGTEAAPGADAEDTHDVDAAVVATMPNVLESLTGYACEIDFQGAVCGLATLDESLLDTYWLNVAHDAPFGALIEHTNFVERARYGGDHLLYVAAYVQDREEELWRMDDDEVREIWLDEIESMFPDFDRESVSEFRIARNPRAAPIYERGYLDLVVPYHLDSEVGEGVYYAGMASAAQYPERSLNGGILAGYEVADRIDERVESDAGHDGDRDTEASGFEFGRLQ; this is translated from the coding sequence ATGATCGGCGTCGTCGGCGGCGGGATCGCGGGACTCGCGGCCGCCTATCGGTTGCAACAGCACGGCCACGAGGTCCAGGTGTATGAGGCGTCGGACCGGATCGGCGGACTGGCGGCGACCTACGAGACCGCCGGCGACGACGTCGAGCAGTTCTATCACCACCTCTCCAAGTCCGAAGAGACCATCGTCGAACTCGCCGAGGAGCTGGGCCTCGGCGACCGGATCGAGTGGCGCGTCGGCACCAACGGCTACTACGTCGACGGCGTCGTCCACCCGCTCGACACGCCCTGGGAGATCCTCGCGTACCCGCACATGAGCCTCTACGACAAGTACAGACTGGGAATGCTCACCCTCGGGGTCGACGTCCGCGGGCTCGTCCCCGACTTCGACGCCTACGACGAACTCGCCGAGTACGAGCACGTCACCGTCCGGGACTTCGTAGAAGAACACACCACAGAGAGCGTCTACGAGAACTTCGTGGATCCCCTTCTCGACGGGAAGTACGGAGATCGAAAAGACGACATCTCGGCGGCGTGGTTCCTCGGCCGCGTCCGCTTCCGGGGCGAGCGCGACCTCCTCCGCGGCGAGATCCTCGGCTACTTCGACGGCGGCTTCGGCGTCCTCCTCGACGCCCTGCTCGACGCCGTCGGCCGCGAGAACGTCACGACGAACGCGCCCGTCACCGACCTCACGGTCGCGGACGGCCGGGTGCAGTCGCTGACGGTCGACCGCGGCGGCACGGAGGCCGCGCCGGGCGCAGATGCCGAGGATACCCACGACGTCGACGCCGCGGTCGTCGCGACGATGCCGAACGTCCTCGAATCGCTGACGGGCTACGCCTGCGAGATCGACTTCCAGGGCGCGGTCTGCGGGCTCGCCACGTTGGACGAGTCCCTGCTCGACACCTACTGGCTGAACGTCGCCCACGACGCGCCCTTCGGCGCGCTCATCGAGCACACGAACTTCGTCGAGCGGGCGCGCTACGGCGGCGACCACCTCCTCTACGTCGCCGCGTACGTCCAGGATCGCGAGGAGGAGCTGTGGCGGATGGACGACGACGAGGTCCGGGAGATATGGCTCGACGAGATCGAGTCGATGTTCCCCGACTTCGACCGCGAATCGGTCTCGGAGTTCAGGATCGCCCGCAACCCCCGCGCGGCGCCGATCTACGAACGCGGCTACCTCGACCTCGTGGTCCCCTACCACCTCGACAGCGAGGTCGGCGAGGGCGTCTACTACGCCGGGATGGCCTCGGCGGCGCAGTACCCCGAGCGGTCGCTCAACGGCGGCATCCTCGCGGGCTACGAAGTGGCCGATCGGATCGACGAGCGGGTCGAGAGCGACGCGGGCCACGATGGCGACCGCGACACCGAAGCGAGCGGCTTCGAGTTCGGGAGACTACAATAA
- a CDS encoding ion transporter, translated as MVPSASGSETRAPREAVRFYLLDHETPIGKAIDVALLGLNLVFVAVFVVETYPIGDRFRGDLWALEVAIALVFAAEYALRLYGARDRTAEALNPYTVVDLLAILPTLSILVLPASLGVLNVGFLRVVRVVRVLRFYRFTRDAEFFFGTVSDNTLRAMKLFLTILVLLFAAAGLFYSAEHAANPDVATFGDAFYYTVVTLSTVGFGDIVPHTELGRWVTVAAILAAIVVIPRQAGRVLREWTSREKVNVTCPNCGLAHHDPDASHCKACGHVIYQEFDSRE; from the coding sequence ATGGTTCCCTCCGCGTCGGGCAGCGAGACGCGCGCTCCCCGCGAGGCGGTCCGGTTCTACCTCCTCGATCACGAGACGCCGATCGGAAAGGCGATCGACGTCGCGCTGCTCGGGCTGAACCTCGTCTTCGTCGCGGTCTTCGTCGTCGAGACCTACCCGATCGGCGATCGGTTCCGCGGCGACCTGTGGGCGCTCGAAGTCGCCATCGCGCTCGTGTTCGCCGCCGAGTACGCGCTCCGGCTCTACGGGGCCCGGGACCGGACGGCGGAGGCCCTCAATCCGTACACGGTCGTCGACCTGCTCGCCATCCTCCCGACGCTCTCGATCCTCGTGCTCCCGGCGTCGCTCGGCGTGCTGAACGTCGGCTTCCTGCGCGTGGTCCGGGTCGTCCGGGTGCTCCGGTTCTACCGCTTCACCCGCGACGCCGAGTTCTTCTTCGGGACCGTCTCGGACAACACCCTGCGCGCGATGAAGCTGTTCCTGACGATCCTCGTGCTGCTCTTCGCGGCCGCCGGGCTGTTCTACAGCGCCGAGCACGCCGCCAACCCCGACGTGGCGACGTTCGGCGACGCGTTCTACTATACCGTCGTCACCCTCTCGACGGTCGGGTTCGGCGACATCGTCCCCCACACCGAGCTGGGGCGGTGGGTGACGGTGGCGGCGATCCTCGCGGCTATCGTCGTCATCCCGCGGCAGGCCGGGCGGGTCCTCCGGGAGTGGACCTCGCGGGAGAAGGTGAACGTCACCTGTCCGAACTGCGGGCTCGCACACCACGACCCGGACGCCTCCCACTGCAAGGCCTGCGGGCACGTGATCTACCAGGAGTTCGACTCGCGGGAGTGA
- a CDS encoding DUF5815 family protein, translating to MSDGTPGGGETLELPCGETKRVRALDLGMREFECACGERHAVVMDVHPPERFLPDFLVSVLREAVETTSDEMPEFGTAHLLGIVLEEFPGKVVSADVSDDGDVGAGIVWVTDFDSRRLHEVVVELVIELMDHAVSHADDDAAVSQFEAQMLEFDVSEFVEEYRAERDLDGDDVYAR from the coding sequence ATGAGCGACGGGACTCCGGGCGGGGGTGAGACGCTCGAACTGCCGTGCGGGGAGACAAAGCGCGTCCGCGCGCTCGACCTGGGAATGCGCGAGTTCGAGTGCGCCTGCGGGGAGCGCCACGCGGTCGTGATGGACGTCCACCCGCCGGAGCGGTTCCTCCCGGACTTCCTCGTGTCGGTGCTCAGGGAGGCCGTCGAGACGACGAGCGACGAGATGCCCGAGTTCGGCACGGCCCACCTGCTCGGGATCGTCCTGGAGGAGTTCCCCGGGAAGGTCGTCTCCGCGGACGTCTCCGACGACGGCGACGTCGGCGCCGGGATCGTCTGGGTGACTGACTTCGACTCTCGACGGCTCCACGAGGTCGTCGTCGAGCTCGTTATCGAGCTGATGGACCACGCCGTCAGCCACGCCGACGACGACGCGGCCGTCTCGCAGTTCGAGGCGCAGATGCTGGAGTTCGACGTGAGCGAGTTCGTCGAGGAGTACCGCGCCGAGCGGGACCTCGACGGCGACGACGTCTACGCGCGGTAG
- a CDS encoding MFS transporter — MSTRRRRYVLLGLGSIAYAALTFVWFSVPAWLDVVVADFGLTSTQAGLLTGAIPLTYVPVALFSGVVTDYVGPYRAIGAGLVLFGAAQVGRAAAETFPVLLALTVLVGIGGTAMTFGLPKLVSELFPPAESGTPSSIYVVGSLAGTAAAFSIGRAVLGDPLGGWRPLFRYTGLAVLAYAVCWWVVVRRTPLDAVRHAADADGREDLPSVAALRRDLARVFSNRSMRLLVVVGVVYLLVTHGLQNWLATVLQSRGVGAALSASLVSGFVAAQAAGTLFVPTLSDRLGARGSVIAGCATLCSVGTGALLFAPVPLAVPVVGALVVGFGVGGLSPLVRMVPPELDGVGPELTGTAVGLVFAVGELGGFLGPFLVGALYDLTGTYAAGLGVVCVGCLGAVVAGRRLPV; from the coding sequence GTGTCGACGAGACGCCGCCGCTACGTGCTCTTGGGGCTCGGATCGATCGCCTACGCCGCGCTGACCTTCGTCTGGTTCTCCGTGCCGGCGTGGCTTGACGTCGTCGTCGCCGACTTCGGCCTGACGAGCACGCAGGCCGGGCTGCTCACGGGCGCGATCCCGCTCACCTACGTCCCGGTCGCGCTCTTCTCGGGTGTCGTCACCGACTACGTCGGCCCCTACCGCGCGATCGGCGCGGGGCTCGTGCTGTTCGGGGCGGCGCAGGTCGGGCGCGCGGCCGCGGAGACCTTTCCCGTGCTGCTCGCGCTGACCGTCCTCGTCGGGATCGGCGGGACGGCGATGACGTTCGGACTCCCGAAGCTCGTCTCGGAGCTCTTCCCGCCCGCGGAATCGGGGACGCCGTCGTCCATCTACGTCGTGGGGTCGCTGGCGGGCACGGCCGCGGCGTTCAGTATCGGCCGGGCCGTCCTGGGCGACCCCCTCGGCGGGTGGCGGCCGCTGTTCCGCTACACCGGGCTCGCGGTGCTCGCGTACGCCGTCTGCTGGTGGGTCGTCGTCAGGCGGACGCCGCTCGATGCGGTCCGGCACGCCGCGGACGCAGACGGCCGCGAGGACCTCCCCTCGGTCGCCGCGCTCCGCCGCGACCTCGCGCGCGTGTTCTCGAACCGCTCGATGCGGCTCCTCGTCGTCGTGGGCGTGGTCTATCTGCTCGTGACCCACGGGCTCCAGAACTGGCTCGCGACCGTCCTCCAGTCCCGCGGGGTCGGCGCGGCGCTTTCGGCCTCGCTGGTGAGCGGGTTCGTCGCCGCGCAGGCCGCCGGGACGCTCTTCGTCCCCACGCTCTCGGACCGCCTCGGCGCGCGCGGGTCGGTCATCGCCGGCTGTGCGACGCTCTGCTCGGTCGGGACTGGCGCGCTCCTCTTCGCGCCGGTCCCGCTGGCCGTGCCCGTCGTCGGCGCGCTCGTCGTCGGGTTCGGCGTGGGCGGGCTCTCCCCGCTCGTCCGGATGGTCCCGCCCGAACTGGACGGCGTCGGGCCCGAACTCACGGGCACGGCCGTCGGGCTCGTCTTCGCCGTGGGGGAGCTCGGCGGCTTCCTCGGGCCGTTCCTCGTCGGCGCGCTGTACGACCTCACCGGGACCTACGCCGCGGGGCTCGGCGTCGTCTGCGTGGGCTGTCTCGGCGCCGTCGTCGCCGGGCGGCGCCTCCCGGTCTGA
- a CDS encoding sensor histidine kinase, which translates to MANQIRTLYVTGAADPAGAERLAAESDRIDVTSSGPDRALELLAAEAIDCVVSDYDLPGFEGLSFLDAVRADHPDLPFVLFTADGSEEVASEAIAAGVSEYVPRSDSPEQFDALATRIETSVDAYRERIDDERGPGEYTTVELIRDLYDVTTDTELSFEEKTDRILALGCERLDLPYGFLSRIDPEAESPTQRIVQARGDHELLQPGESCPLSEAYCRKTIKTDSFLAVSDALAEGWEDDPAYEVFELGSYIGGKVIVEGELYGTLCFASTEPRGVPFTDAEKTLIRLMSKWASYELEHERVTSELERQNERLEAFASVLAHDLRNPLNVAGGRLELAREEFESEHLDTIASAVDRMGSLIDDVLLLAREGESVTDTEWADLDALARESWDFVETPQATLHVETERSVEAEPGRLKQLFENLFRNAVEHAGTGVAITVGDLDDDSGFYVADDGPGIPAEDRDSVFEFGYSTDAEGTGYGLAIVKQVVDAHDWSISIAESDGGGARFEIRTAAE; encoded by the coding sequence ATGGCGAACCAGATCCGGACGCTGTACGTCACCGGGGCGGCCGACCCGGCCGGCGCCGAACGGCTGGCGGCCGAGAGCGACCGGATCGACGTGACGTCGAGCGGCCCGGACCGCGCCCTGGAACTCCTCGCGGCCGAGGCGATCGACTGCGTCGTCAGCGACTACGATCTCCCCGGCTTCGAGGGGCTGTCGTTCCTCGATGCGGTCCGGGCCGACCACCCGGATCTCCCCTTCGTCCTGTTCACCGCCGACGGCTCCGAGGAGGTCGCGAGCGAGGCGATCGCCGCGGGCGTCTCCGAGTACGTCCCCCGGTCGGACTCCCCCGAGCAGTTCGACGCGCTCGCGACCCGGATCGAGACGAGCGTCGACGCCTACCGGGAGCGGATCGACGACGAGCGCGGCCCGGGCGAGTACACGACCGTCGAGCTGATCCGGGATCTCTACGACGTGACGACCGACACGGAGCTGTCGTTCGAGGAGAAGACAGACCGCATACTGGCGCTCGGCTGCGAGCGGCTCGACCTCCCGTACGGCTTCCTCTCGCGGATCGACCCGGAAGCCGAGAGCCCGACCCAGCGGATCGTCCAGGCCCGCGGCGACCACGAGCTGCTCCAGCCCGGCGAGTCGTGTCCGCTCTCGGAGGCGTACTGCCGGAAGACGATCAAGACAGACAGCTTCCTCGCGGTCTCGGACGCGCTCGCGGAGGGCTGGGAGGACGACCCCGCCTACGAGGTCTTCGAGCTCGGGAGCTACATCGGGGGGAAGGTCATCGTCGAGGGCGAGCTCTACGGGACGCTGTGTTTCGCGTCCACGGAGCCCCGCGGCGTCCCTTTCACCGACGCGGAGAAGACGCTGATCCGGCTGATGAGCAAGTGGGCGAGCTACGAGCTGGAACACGAGCGAGTGACGAGCGAACTCGAACGGCAGAACGAGCGGCTCGAAGCGTTCGCGAGCGTCCTCGCCCACGACCTCCGGAACCCCCTGAACGTCGCGGGCGGGCGGCTCGAACTCGCCCGCGAGGAGTTCGAGAGCGAGCACCTCGATACGATCGCCAGCGCGGTCGACCGGATGGGCTCGCTGATCGACGACGTGCTCCTGCTGGCGCGCGAGGGCGAGTCCGTCACCGACACCGAGTGGGCCGACCTCGACGCGCTCGCGCGCGAGTCGTGGGACTTCGTCGAGACCCCACAGGCCACGCTCCACGTCGAGACCGAGCGATCGGTCGAGGCCGAGCCGGGCCGGCTCAAACAGCTCTTCGAGAACCTCTTCCGCAACGCCGTAGAACACGCCGGGACGGGCGTGGCGATCACCGTCGGCGACCTCGACGACGACTCGGGGTTCTACGTCGCCGACGACGGCCCCGGAATCCCCGCCGAAGACCGCGACTCCGTCTTCGAGTTCGGATACAGCACGGACGCCGAGGGGACGGGCTACGGGCTGGCGATCGTCAAGCAGGTCGTCGACGCCCACGACTGGTCGATCTCGATCGCAGAGAGCGACGGCGGCGGGGCCCGGTTCGAGATCCGGACCGCGGCCGAGTAG
- a CDS encoding methionine synthase, which produces MTDDRILTTHIGSLPRAPDLLELLKRRQDGEAVDEDVWHETVVEATKTTIEKQADIGLDIVNNGEQPRVSFNWYVANRLSGIGDTREAPLWDDLADFPGYAEDAFSAEGIDLTKQPSVVGPVEYDGEEAAKEEIDTFYELLAESDADFEGTFITAASPGVAAATLVNDYYDSHEEFLSVVGDALKREYELIAETGATLQLDAPDLLTTGHRGFGDRPIEKLKPVVRMHVEALNEATESIPDEQIRVHTCWGSYEGPHHRDKPLEEVLPIIYDLDIGGLSIEEANPRHQHEYRVFREHPLPEDWTLIPGVVDVKTNVVEHPEVVADRLERVADAVEDPTRIVAAPDCGFDTQAGLAMVHPDIAWKKLEALVEGAEVASERLF; this is translated from the coding sequence ATGACCGACGACCGCATTCTGACGACACACATCGGAAGCCTCCCGCGAGCGCCGGACCTGCTCGAACTGCTGAAGCGCCGGCAGGACGGCGAGGCGGTCGACGAGGACGTCTGGCACGAGACCGTCGTCGAGGCGACGAAGACGACGATCGAAAAGCAGGCCGACATCGGCCTCGACATCGTGAACAACGGCGAGCAGCCGCGCGTCTCCTTCAACTGGTACGTCGCGAACCGCCTCTCCGGCATCGGCGACACCCGCGAGGCGCCGCTGTGGGACGATCTCGCGGACTTCCCCGGCTACGCCGAGGACGCCTTCTCCGCGGAGGGAATCGACCTCACTAAACAGCCCTCGGTCGTCGGCCCCGTCGAGTACGACGGTGAAGAGGCCGCGAAAGAGGAGATCGACACCTTCTACGAACTCTTGGCGGAATCGGACGCCGACTTCGAGGGGACGTTCATCACCGCGGCCTCGCCCGGCGTCGCGGCCGCGACGCTCGTCAACGACTACTACGACTCCCACGAGGAGTTCCTCTCTGTCGTCGGCGACGCGCTCAAGCGCGAGTACGAACTGATCGCCGAGACCGGCGCGACCCTGCAACTGGACGCGCCCGACCTCCTGACGACGGGCCACCGCGGCTTCGGCGACCGCCCGATCGAGAAGCTCAAGCCCGTCGTGCGGATGCACGTCGAGGCGCTCAACGAGGCGACGGAGTCCATCCCCGACGAGCAGATCCGCGTCCACACCTGTTGGGGGAGCTACGAGGGCCCGCACCACCGCGACAAGCCCCTCGAAGAGGTCCTGCCGATCATCTATGACCTCGATATCGGCGGCCTCTCGATCGAGGAGGCGAACCCTCGCCACCAGCACGAGTACCGCGTCTTCCGCGAGCACCCTCTGCCCGAAGACTGGACGCTCATCCCGGGCGTCGTCGACGTGAAGACGAACGTCGTCGAACACCCCGAGGTCGTCGCCGACCGCCTCGAACGCGTCGCCGACGCCGTCGAGGACCCCACCCGGATCGTCGCCGCGCCCGACTGCGGCTTCGACACCCAGGCCGGCCTCGCGATGGTCCACCCCGACATCGCCTGGAAGAAGCTCGAAGCGCTCGTCGAGGGCGCCGAGGTCGCCTCCGAGCGCCTGTTCTGA
- a CDS encoding DUF6149 family protein: MKLKQNVRHFAAKQALTLPVVGNAVNDKLVDLHTRVFLEKAEADRRDEREAHLDDFFDATMDTYVAALEAGYTEAKAREITHVQANMDFYNHGWTEMMEYPTDEVEAHYERYEEFFERYSITIADPLGDFRPEGGIADAPSTPEKLDDPEHPHAEGGFADDVYVETEDGLVVGGQDEPDDVDVGKAPGA, from the coding sequence ATGAAGCTGAAACAGAACGTCCGACATTTTGCGGCGAAGCAGGCGCTGACGCTCCCGGTCGTCGGCAACGCGGTCAACGACAAACTGGTCGATCTGCACACCCGCGTCTTCCTGGAGAAGGCCGAAGCGGACCGGCGGGACGAGCGCGAGGCGCATCTGGACGACTTCTTCGACGCGACGATGGACACCTACGTCGCGGCGCTGGAGGCGGGCTACACGGAGGCGAAGGCCCGCGAGATCACGCACGTTCAGGCGAATATGGACTTCTACAACCACGGGTGGACCGAGATGATGGAGTACCCGACCGACGAGGTCGAAGCCCACTACGAGCGGTACGAGGAGTTCTTCGAGCGCTACTCGATCACCATCGCCGATCCGCTCGGTGACTTCCGCCCGGAGGGCGGGATCGCGGACGCCCCGTCGACGCCGGAGAAGCTGGACGATCCGGAGCACCCCCACGCGGAGGGCGGCTTCGCCGACGACGTCTACGTCGAGACGGAAGACGGGCTCGTGGTCGGCGGGCAGGACGAGCCGGACGACGTCGACGTGGGGAAGGCCCCCGGGGCGTGA
- the carB gene encoding carbamoyl-phosphate synthase large subunit, whose amino-acid sequence MTDEDTSPGTASEDRTILLIGSGPIQIGQAAEFDYSGAQACRALQEEGARVVLVNSNPATIMTDPEMADRVYIEPITPEAIAEIIREENPDGVIAGLGGQTGLNVTAELAEQGILEEHDVEIMGTPLDTIYATEDRDLFRQRMENIGQPVPASTTIDLDEGEEVQSLTEADLRDRVDDAVEEVGGLPVIARTTYTLGGSGSGVVHEKQELYERVRKGLRLSRNNEVLITESISGWVELEYEVMRDADDSCIIICNMENIDPMGIHTGESIVVTPSQVIPDEGHQEMRDAALEVIRELGIQGGCNIQFAWRDDGTPGGEYRVVEVNPRVSRSSALASKATGYPIARVTAKVALGKRLHEIENEITGETTAAFEPAIDYVVTKIPRWPKDKFDDVDFTLSTAMKSTGEAMAIGRTFEESMLKAIRSTEYEPATDVESVSDEELETDLLERPTPDRTFAIFEAFDRGYTVDEVQELTGIKEWYLERYKRVSESMDAAQEGDFTTAATAGVTNAEIASATGATVSEVETDVPGRTYKQVDTCAGEFAAQTPYYYSSRKPEFYKGPYEGDAAAGELRVDRDVESVVVVGGGPIRIGQGVEFDYCSVHAVQALREMGIDAHVVNNNPETVSTDYDTSDGLFFEPITAEEVADVIEATDADGVMVQFGGQTSVNIGHPLQSEIDRRGLDCEILGTSVDAMDLAEDRDRFNRLMDGLGILQPEGGSATSEEEALELANDIGYPVLVRPSYVLGGRAMDVVYDDEELKEYIEEAVRVSPDKPILIDEFLADAIELDVDAVSDGERAIIGGVMEHVESAGVHSGDSACMIPPRSLDKETMARVREVTEDIATALDTVGLLNVQLAVKDGDVYVLEANPRSSRTVPFVSKATDVPIAKLAAKVMAGETLEDLAVDEKIPEDVSVKEVVLPFDRLPGSDPRLGPEMKSTGEVMGTASTFAKAYDKAQDATGKPIPESGTAWVDLSAEEFPEPDSEDGKALSEGYATHFDLVEFDDEEDLAAALRAGEIDLVVSRDRDPLEICVEEEITYFSTTPSAFAALEALDVKDDPIDVEAVSDRPRRIESWGASDD is encoded by the coding sequence ATGACTGACGAGGACACTTCGCCAGGGACGGCGTCCGAAGACCGGACGATCCTGCTCATCGGCAGCGGACCCATACAGATCGGACAGGCGGCCGAGTTCGACTACTCCGGCGCGCAGGCCTGCCGCGCGCTCCAGGAGGAGGGGGCCCGAGTCGTCCTCGTCAACTCGAACCCCGCGACGATCATGACCGACCCGGAGATGGCAGACCGGGTCTACATCGAGCCAATCACGCCGGAGGCGATCGCCGAGATCATCCGCGAGGAGAACCCCGATGGCGTGATCGCCGGCCTCGGCGGCCAGACGGGCCTGAACGTCACCGCCGAGCTCGCCGAGCAGGGCATCCTCGAGGAGCACGACGTCGAGATTATGGGCACACCGCTGGACACCATCTACGCCACGGAGGACCGGGACCTCTTCCGCCAGCGGATGGAGAACATCGGCCAGCCCGTTCCCGCCTCGACGACCATCGACCTCGACGAGGGCGAGGAGGTCCAGAGCCTCACCGAAGCCGACCTCCGGGACCGCGTCGACGACGCCGTCGAGGAGGTCGGCGGCCTCCCCGTGATCGCCCGGACGACCTACACCCTCGGCGGGTCGGGATCGGGCGTCGTCCACGAGAAGCAGGAGCTCTACGAGCGCGTCCGCAAGGGCCTGCGGCTCTCGCGCAACAACGAGGTGCTCATCACCGAGTCCATCTCGGGCTGGGTCGAACTGGAGTACGAGGTGATGCGGGACGCCGACGACTCCTGTATCATCATCTGCAATATGGAGAACATCGACCCGATGGGCATCCACACGGGCGAGTCGATCGTCGTCACGCCCTCGCAGGTCATCCCCGACGAGGGCCACCAGGAGATGCGCGACGCCGCGCTGGAAGTGATCCGGGAACTCGGCATCCAGGGCGGCTGTAACATCCAGTTCGCCTGGCGCGACGACGGCACCCCCGGCGGCGAGTACCGGGTCGTGGAAGTGAACCCCCGCGTCTCCCGCTCGTCGGCGCTGGCGTCGAAGGCGACCGGCTACCCGATCGCCCGCGTGACCGCGAAGGTCGCGCTCGGCAAGCGGCTCCACGAGATCGAAAACGAGATCACCGGCGAGACGACCGCCGCCTTCGAGCCCGCGATCGACTACGTGGTCACGAAGATCCCGCGGTGGCCCAAGGACAAGTTCGACGACGTCGACTTCACGCTCTCGACGGCGATGAAGTCCACCGGCGAGGCGATGGCGATCGGCCGGACCTTCGAGGAGTCGATGCTGAAGGCGATCCGCTCGACGGAGTACGAGCCCGCCACCGACGTCGAGAGCGTCTCCGACGAGGAGCTCGAAACCGACCTGCTCGAACGCCCGACGCCCGACCGCACCTTCGCCATCTTCGAGGCGTTCGACCGCGGCTACACCGTCGACGAGGTCCAGGAGCTGACCGGCATCAAGGAGTGGTACCTCGAACGCTACAAGCGCGTCTCCGAGTCGATGGACGCCGCCCAGGAGGGCGACTTCACCACCGCGGCGACCGCCGGCGTGACGAACGCCGAGATCGCCTCGGCGACGGGCGCGACCGTCAGCGAGGTCGAGACCGACGTCCCCGGCCGCACGTACAAGCAGGTCGATACCTGCGCCGGCGAGTTCGCCGCCCAGACGCCGTACTACTACTCCTCGCGCAAGCCCGAGTTCTACAAGGGCCCCTACGAGGGCGACGCGGCCGCGGGCGAACTCCGCGTCGACCGCGACGTCGAGAGCGTCGTCGTCGTCGGCGGCGGCCCGATCCGGATCGGCCAGGGCGTCGAGTTCGACTACTGCTCGGTCCACGCCGTCCAGGCGCTGCGCGAGATGGGCATCGACGCCCACGTCGTGAACAACAACCCCGAGACGGTCTCGACCGACTACGACACCTCCGACGGGCTGTTCTTCGAGCCCATCACCGCCGAAGAGGTCGCCGACGTGATCGAAGCGACCGACGCCGACGGCGTGATGGTCCAGTTCGGCGGCCAGACCTCGGTCAACATCGGCCACCCGCTCCAGTCCGAGATCGACCGCCGCGGGCTCGACTGTGAGATCCTCGGCACGAGCGTCGACGCGATGGACCTCGCGGAGGACCGCGACCGCTTCAACCGCCTGATGGACGGCCTCGGCATCCTCCAGCCCGAGGGCGGCTCGGCGACCAGCGAGGAGGAGGCGCTCGAACTGGCGAACGACATCGGCTACCCGGTGCTCGTCCGCCCCTCCTACGTGCTCGGCGGCCGCGCGATGGACGTCGTCTACGACGACGAGGAGCTCAAAGAGTACATCGAGGAGGCGGTTCGGGTCTCCCCCGACAAGCCGATCCTCATCGACGAGTTCCTCGCGGACGCGATCGAACTCGACGTCGACGCCGTCTCCGACGGCGAGCGCGCGATCATCGGCGGCGTGATGGAGCACGTCGAGAGCGCGGGCGTCCACTCCGGCGACTCGGCGTGTATGATCCCGCCGCGCTCCCTGGACAAGGAGACGATGGCGCGCGTCCGCGAGGTCACAGAGGACATCGCGACCGCGCTCGACACCGTCGGCCTGCTGAACGTCCAGCTGGCCGTGAAGGACGGCGACGTCTACGTGCTCGAAGCCAATCCCCGCTCCTCGCGCACCGTCCCCTTCGTCTCGAAGGCGACGGACGTCCCGATCGCGAAGCTCGCGGCGAAGGTGATGGCCGGCGAGACGCTCGAAGACCTCGCCGTCGACGAGAAGATCCCCGAGGACGTCAGCGTCAAGGAGGTCGTCCTGCCGTTCGACCGCCTGCCGGGCTCGGACCCGCGCCTCGGCCCCGAGATGAAGTCGACGGGCGAGGTGATGGGGACGGCCTCGACGTTCGCGAAGGCCTACGACAAGGCCCAGGACGCCACCGGCAAGCCCATCCCCGAATCGGGCACCGCGTGGGTCGACCTCTCGGCCGAGGAGTTCCCCGAGCCGGATTCCGAGGACGGCAAAGCGCTCAGCGAGGGCTACGCGACGCACTTCGACCTCGTCGAGTTCGACGACGAGGAGGACCTGGCCGCGGCGCTCCGCGCCGGCGAGATCGACCTCGTGGTCTCCCGCGACCGCGACCCCCTCGAAATCTGCGTCGAAGAGGAGATCACCTACTTCTCGACGACGCCCTCGGCGTTCGCCGCGCTCGAAGCGCTCGACGTCAAGGACGACCCGATCGACGTCGAGGCCGTCTCCGACCGGCCGCGCCGCATCGAGTCGTGGGGCGCTAGCGACGACTGA